The genomic window TTATGAAGGTACAAAACATCTTTTGTTATTATGTTAAATTCCTGGGTGACTTGACAGGTTGAGCATGGCATAGAGCTTGGCAACTCAAACTGTGTTCTACCTAGCAGCAGCTACAGCATCATTGcgaagcttgttagaaatacaaaattgcaGGCCCTGGCCCTCATCAACTgaatcagaacctgcattttaacaaaatcttGAGGTGAATTCCTAGGTGATTTGTATGCACATTGGAGTTTGAGTTTGAAAAGGATTACCATAATGGAAACTGCTAGCTTGCAGTAAAGCTATGGATAAGGTTCTTAACCTTCTAAACATGACCTTACTTGTCTGCAGATTAAGGGATTGGGCTGGTTGGGCTCTTTTCAActtttatcagtttcttcttatgcaccaggcactgtgctaggtgttcAGGAAAggatttattcaacaaatatctgttaAGTGCCTCCTGTGTGCCAGACATCATTTTGGAGGTGAGGCTGTAAATATGAATGAGACAGAAAAGATTCCTGCCCTTATGCAGCTTACATTATGACACAGGAAACAGCTAGTAAGCAAGTAAATGACCTTCCCAGGCTATAATTCTTGTTTACGTGCTGTGAAGGAAATAAACAGGGTGATGTGAAAAACTGTGGGAGGGGAGTTATTAGGTTAGTGGGTGGTCAGAGAAAGTTTctaaaggccaggcgcggtggctcaagcctgtaatcccggcactttgggaggccgagacgggcggatcacgaggtcaggagatcaagaccatcctggctaacacggtgaaaccccgtctctactaaaaaatacaaaaaaactagccaggcaagatggcgggcgcctatagtcccagctactcgggaggctgaggcaggagaatgccgtaaacccgggaggcggagcttgcagtgagctgagatccgaccactgcactccagcctgggctacagagtgagactccgtctcaaaaaaaaaaagaaaaaaaaagaaagtttctatGAGGAAGTGGTGTTTGAGATCAGACCTGTAGATAAGAAGGAACAGAGTTCTGGGCCAAGAACATTCTAGCCTGTACTTTTTAAGTAGTCAtatgtggctgggcgcggtggttcatgcctgtaatcccaatacttggAGAGGCCGacacaggaagatcacttgaggccaggagtttgagaccagcctggccaacatggtaaaaccctatctctaccaaaaatacaaaaaatagtagccgggtgtggtggtgtgagcttGTAATTCcagacactcgggaggctgaggcatgagaatcacttgaacccagaaggtgggagtgagatcgcgccactgcactccagcctgggtgacaagcgagactccttctaagatagatagataaatcgatcgagactctgtctaaggtagatagatagatagggcTAGTGGCTAGGCAGGAGGACCAGTAAGTGCAAAGGCCATGAGGTGGAGACAGAAAGGAGGTTTCTGATCTGAGGAGGCTGGTGTGCTGTGAATGAGGAGGAAAGGCTGACGGCCAGATCACAAAGGGTTTGTGTGGTCATGATGGAGACATAGAAGAGAATTGAAAGCACAGTGGAAAGCTATTGGAAAACCTCAATCAGAAAGGTGCCATGgtcttatttatatttgtataggGATCAGTCTGGTTGCCTTGTGGAGAATGGACTGTATGAAGAGAGGAAGcaaggccaggcgcgatggctcacgcctgtaatcccaacactttgggaggccgaggcgggcagatcacgaggtcaggagatcgagaccatcctggctaacacggtgaaaccccatctctactaaaaatacaaaaaattagccaggtgtggtggcgggcgcctgtagtcccagctactcgggaggctgaggcaagagaatggcataaatccgggagacggagcttgcagtgagccgagataacaccactgcactccagcctgggtgacagagcaagactctgtctcaaaaaaaaaaaaaaaaaaggaagtaagagATGAGTTGGGCTCTTTTTCAGAGATGATGGATTAAACGAATGTAGCTAATTTTACTCTCTCCTAAAACCTCACTAAagccaaaatgattttttttaagataaagacAGAGGCTGGTCCAAAGGTAGTGAGTTATCTCAATTGATTGTTCAGTCAGTTACAGATTGAACTCCTTGTTCTGCTCTTTACCTacttctcactactgcacttgactagtctttcttcctctctttccttctcttctctcttctctcctctcctcctctttgagactgagtcttactctgtccacCAGGCTAGATAGAGCGCAgcggtacaatctcagctcactatagctTCAACTACgaggctcaagcgatactcccacctcagcttcccgagtagctgggtctacaagcatatgccaccacacctggctaatttttgtatgttttgtagagatggaatttcaccatgttgcctaggctgttctcaaattcctgggctcaaaggatccttcccacctcagcctcccaaaatcccagcattttgagaaactgaggtggatggatcacttgagatcaggagttcaagatcagcctagccaacatggtgaaaccctgcctctactaaaaaaaaatacaaaaattagccagacgtggtagcatatctgtagtcccagctgcttgggaggctgaggcaaaagaatagcttgaacctgggaggtggaggttgcactgagccaagatcacgccgctgcactccagcctgggcaatagagcgaaactctacctaaaagaaaaaaaaaaagaaaataaataaatctgcttAAATAAGAGGAATTCTATGAATACACACATTCTTGTAGATGTTCAGAGTATCCCTGGAAGGATACACAAGAAGCTGGTCTGGGTGGCTACTTCTGGGAAAGGGACCCACGTGGTTTGGAGAATGTAGGAAGAAGCTTTCTcgtggtttactttttttttctgttaaatctgCACCATatgcaaaagacaaaaaagatcacgtgtccccacccccacaaaaaaTAAGTCAGCCATTGCAGTAGCCTAGGCTAGCACTAAGGTTATTCTAGCAACAGTGGGGGGATTTGAGCAAGACTGGAGATAACAGAAGGCCACCATGTGCTCAGTGCCCTCCAGGTATTTATACTCTAGAAGGGGGCACAGGTGGGAAAAATAGATTAAACAGGAGCTCATCAGAGGAACACTGGACTCCACTGGGCTGGCCAAGCAGGAGGGGACCTACCTTCATGTACCtgctcctattttttttttttttgggagatggagtctttttttatttatttatttatttattttgagtctagttctgccgcccaggctggagtgcagtggcgcgatctcggctcactgcaagctccacctcccgagttcacgccattctcctggctcagcctcccgagtagctgggactacaggcgcccaccaccgcgcccggctattttttgtatttttagtagagacggggtttcactgtgatctcgatctcctgacctcgtgatctgcccgcctcggcctcccaaagtgctgggattacaggcgtgagccaccgcgccgggctggagatggagtcttactctgttgcccggggtgaagtgcagtggcgtaatcccggctcactgcaaccttcacctcctaggttcaagcaactctcctgcctcagcctcccaggtagctgggactacaggtgtgtgccaccacacctggctaattttttgtattttagtagagacagggtttcaccatgttgaccaggctggtcttgagctcctgaactcaggcaatccaccctccttggcctcccaaagtgttaggattacaggcgtgagccaccgcgcccggccaccagcTCCTATTTTTATATCCCACTCTGGAGCTCTGGTTCCGGGGCACTTCCTCTTCACTTCTGACTCAGAGCGCCCCTCCTACCCAGGTGGCCAAGACTAAGCAGCAGATTGAGGAGCAGCGGGTGCAGGTGCAGGTGGTGGAGCGGGCCCAGCAGGTGGCAGTGCAGGAGCAGGAGATCGCCCGGCGGGAGAAAGAGCTGGAGGCCCGTGTGCGGAAGCCAGCAGAAGCTGAGCGCTACAAGCTGGAGCGCCTAGCCGAGGCAGAGAAGTAAATGTCCCCTTCCTGACCCTTCCTAGCCCACTTGCCACCTAGGCACCCCAAGATGGAGGGCTGAAGCCTTCACCACCTGGACTGCTATGGATTTTAGGTTTCAGGAACCTCTGCCTTTGCAACACTGAGTCCCTGGGCTGCACCCTCCACTTTCCTTCTGTCCACAGGTCCCAACTAATTATGCAGGCGGAGGCAGAAGCTGAGTCGGTGCGGGTGAGTTAAGATGCAGCTCCTGCTGGCTTGTGGAGAGGGTGGGGGTTGCTGCTTGAGCTGGGATTTCTTGTTCTTAATGATTTCCGTCAATCTCACAAGCATCCTTAACCCTCAGATGCGTGGGGAAGCTGAGGCCTTTGCCATAGGGGCCCGAGCCAGAGCCGAGGCTGAGCAGATGGCCAAGAAGGCAGAAGCCTTCCAGCTGTACCAAGAGGCTGCTCAGCTGGACATGCTGCTAGAGAAGCTGCCCCAGGTCTGGAGGTTGTGTGGGCACCaagaaaagaggaaatagaaCCAGGGACTAAGGGGTGGGGTGAAATGAGGGGCTTAGGGAGAACCAGGCTAGGGGGACCCTAAATTAGGGGTGGGAATTATTAGTGGCCAAAGTAAGGAAGGATGACCAATGGAACGAGGACCTTAAAACCCAGGGTAAGTTGTTTTATGAGGAGTGTGGTCAGATCATGGGCACTGAGTGGGCATCTCTCTCCTGCCAGGTGGCAGAGGAGATCAGTGGTCCCTTGACTTCGGCCAATAAGATCACACTGGTGTCCAGCGGCAGTGGGACCATGGGGGCAGCCAAAGTGACTGGGGAAGTACTGGACATTCTAACCCGCCTGCCAGAGAGTGTGGAAAGACTCACAGGCGTCAGCATCTCCCAGGTGAGGTCTCAGGTTGGAGCTGAGGAGCAGAATTGCTAGGTTCCTGTGTTGTATAACGCAGCAGGTGTAGCATTTCGCCAGCATCCAGGCCTGGGAGTCACTGATGTTTATTAATCACTTTCTGTGTGCCAGACACGGTGCTAAGCTTCTACATAAATGAGTTGTTTTATATACCCTTAGGGTATATAGGGTTTTACAAAGTCAAGAAACTGAACTTCCAGCATGTTCCTACTCATTCTGCTGGTGCAGCTGGAGTGAAATCTAGGTCAACTGTCTCTGCAACCTGTGCTTGTGGTCACCCCACTAGTATAGGGAACTAGTTGCAGCCTATTGACAGTTAATTAATTCCAGGGCATATCACTGCTTTTCTTGGTTCCCCAGTTAATTCACCTGTAGATCATGGTCGAGGTCAGCAAACAGGCTCTGGAACCACTGTTTTGTTAATCCTAGCTACAATGCCTGCTAgctgtgatcttggacaagtaaTCAACCTCTCTATACCTGTTTGCTCACCTTAAAATTGGGTTAATAATTAGAAACTACCCTGTTGAATTGTTGAGGGGCTCGAGCAAATATTTGCAGtgtttagaatagtgcctggtgtATAGTAAGCATTATGTGTATGGTAAAGAAATggtgccgggtgcagtggctcatgcctgtaatcccagcactttgggaggccgaggtaggcagatcacctgaggtcaggagttcgagaccagcctggccaacatggcgaatgaaaccccatctttacgaaaaatgcaaaaaaaaaaatttgccaggcttggtggtgtctgcctgtaatcccagctactcgggaggctgaggcaggagaattgctggaacccaggaggcggaggttgcagtgagctgagattgcaccactgcactccagcctgggtaacagagcaagactctatctcaaaaaagaaaaaaagaagccaggcacggtggctcacgcctgtaatcccagcactttgggaggctgaggcaggcggatcatgaggtcaggagatggagaccatcctggctaacatggtgaaaccctgtctgtactaaaaatacaaaacagccaggcatggcgttgtgcgcctatagtcccagccgctggggaggctgaggcaggagaatggtgagaacctgggaggcagagcttgcag from Macaca fascicularis isolate 582-1 chromosome 4, T2T-MFA8v1.1 includes these protein-coding regions:
- the FLOT1 gene encoding flotillin-1 isoform X3, yielding MFFTCGPNEAMVVSGFCRSPPVMVAGGRVFVLPCIQQIQRISLNTLTLNVKSEKVYTRHGVPISVTGIAQDYLHSLGKARTAQVQKDARIGEAEAKRDAGIREAKAKQEKVSAQYLSEIEMAKAQRDYELKKAAYDIEVNTRRAQADLAYQLQVAKTKQQIEEQRVQVQVVERAQQVAVQEQEIARREKELEARVRKPAEAERYKLERLAEAEKSQLIMQAEAEAESVRMRGEAEAFAIGARARAEAEQMAKKAEAFQLYQEAAQLDMLLEKLPQVAEEISGPLTSANKITLVSSGSGTMGAAKVTGEVLDILTRLPESVERLTGVSISQVNHKPLRTA
- the FLOT1 gene encoding flotillin-1 isoform X2, whose protein sequence is MLAAACQMFLGKTEAEIAHIALETLEGHQRAIMAHMTVEEIYKDRQKFSEQVFKVASSDLVNMGISVVSYTLKDIHDDQDYLHSLGKARTAQVQKDARIGEAEAKRDAGIREAKAKQEKVSAQYLSEIEMAKAQRDYELKKAAYDIEVNTRRAQADLAYQLQVAKTKQQIEEQRVQVQVVERAQQVAVQEQEIARREKELEARVRKPAEAERYKLERLAEAEKSQLIMQAEAEAESVRMRGEAEAFAIGARARAEAEQMAKKAEAFQLYQEAAQLDMLLEKLPQVAEEISGPLTSANKITLVSSGSGTMGAAKVTGEVLDILTRLPESVERLTGVSISQVNHKPLRTA